Proteins from a single region of Bombus vancouverensis nearcticus chromosome 5, iyBomVanc1_principal, whole genome shotgun sequence:
- the MBD-R2 gene encoding PHD finger protein MBD-R2 isoform X2, translating into MKRRRVASHVKRISLVRTMRMARKCCVRSCEADVQDARAKGLPLHKFPKDINLRNRWLTSGGFEASFKPSPGQVVCHRHFKRADYEAAKGHKLLLRKGSVPSVFADYDNHPDPVIMSVKSSTSYAQEDLDLINSEILNLEQSTSSLNSGLKTLKSNNCGETCSSRPEPSVNSFNLLDSTELLDNGYRTYSVKQENVCTVQQEINKNSEIEVNTMAVQLGIVESDIAIKHIQKDLAIKEELKSMEVEDEKIFDKPEELKPKIFNRGGLKFFPGAKLEAKDFNEKWYSAKVVETDWDEREVLIRFDKWSSRFDEWIPMDSSRLRVLQTQSKETKMKDFSMGERILATWADGRKYPAKVNAVLGNDRYDVLFDDGYTKTIKSSKMTKIATTVTKQTSQTEEYIGSKQERRDKKRKHTVMELFHTHYRRRSKNETDKLIKKEGIIVNENVECFSENKIDLDGTLFGPCYDPGTDLLRGFDTNVSKMKAYPKKSKKEVSKSEIDQVEDVGPEWIDGEPQGTESYIVDGNDGPRRSIIVADRRLPPGWQKHFTQRKAGTSAGKWDVLFLHKSSGKKFRSKNDIRAFMENQGQFDFDPEKFDFCIHRKKKNQSQKVKQDIVVDTPKKIKTLLPKTKATPITENSLPVPPSTPVTTLLSTSSTSIKDGAVFIGGLRVEMEDSAYKCPKQGCSKTFRKENLLQMHIKHYHPEYSKFLGSTPNVADLAYARTIGESVEDIIPKKSNNLLEKCNKFGKRKFIQDKSLYVSSSSVTNTLQPISPTAIVPTTVETEDEVDQMEKSNDVQTDDIKMDRMSPSSSHSLDMDDEIEQKQEDTCAMSPGTLFDMKIREEKTQSGIKTLLPVRPAMSSEAQRIDRSKSLDEAIHIDKIKGQRKRQLSEYSSDALNRSKRRHEFPDEYGDLDDSTMDIEGAGPTTPTYRYSRRKSDSKSDENSQSSQLNDSRVEKDDPLKGNIGKKDTNDGEENEGVMMMINGEMVKVEQLRREEIINCTCGFMEEDGLMIQCDLCLCWQHGHCNAIEKEKDVPEKYVCFICRNPYRQRLSKKYFHDQDWIKEGKLPTLSSRTKNQHRVNQRTAMLKRSYDLVAALLHIQQVLHSLRVKINVAQKKDHPKLYLWAKNWEKVEVPKPNVTPVPIMEIMKVGKECTDIPSEGFHRTEVKTEAKFSLRDDHDEKSIASDSELMKILEEDNITPDESKINGKKEDIIHQTKSNILLDALTKNDTSEGKYTNSLPSEVKTDTDLLTNQSDIYENNVSPTTISANHMHEELNEHEMSAPLQPFIPQPEAPIDPGECRMRLLEHIEHFQHHIDAKLTFIEAEVCALEAMDPEDTSTLDVEPRTKQTVQMLVRDLNTVRKLAALCRI; encoded by the exons ATGAAGCGACGACGTGTAGCGTCGCATGTTAAAAGGATATCGCTTGTGAGAACAATGAGAATGGCGCGCAAATGTTGCGTGCGTAGCTGTGAGGCTGATGTGCAAGATGCGCGTGCTAAAGGGTTACCGCTTCATAAATTTCCAAAAGATATTAATTTAAGAAACAGATGGTTGACTAGTGGTGGATTCGAAGCGAGCTTTAAACCTTCACCAGGTCAGGTTGTTTGTCATAGACACTTCAAACGAGCCGACTACGAAGCTGCTAAAGGACATAAATTACTTCTACGTAAGGGCAGCGTTCCGTCGGTTTTTGCAGACTATGACAATCATCCAG ATCCTGTAATTATGTCTGTAAAATCATCAACTTCTTATGCACAGGAAGATTTAGATCTTATTAATTCTGAAATTCTGAACTTAGAACAATCTACCTCTTCACTGAATTCTGGTCTCAAAACATTAAAGTCTAATAATTGTGGAGAAACATGTTCTTCTCGACCAGAACCATCAGTTAATTCCTTCAATTTACTAGATTCAACAGAATTACTTGATAATGGATATAGGACCTATAGTGTGAAACAAGAAAATGTATGTACTGTGCAACAagagataaataaaaattcagaaaTAGAAGTGAATACTATGGCAGTGCAATTAGGCATTGTTGAATCTGATATAGCAATAAAACATATACAAAAAGATTTGGCCATTAAAGAGGAACTGAAAAGTATGGAAGTCgaagatgaaaaaatatttgataaaccAGAAGAACTAAAACCAAAAATTTTTAATCGAGGTGGACTAAAATTTTTTCCTGGAGCCAAATTGGAAGCAAAAGATTTCAATGAAAAATG GTATTCAGCAAAAGTAGTTGAAACTGATTGGGATGAACGAGAAGTATTGATACGTTTTGACAAGTGGAGTTCAAGGTTTGATGAATGGATACCAATGGATAGTTCAAGATTACGTGTATTGCAAACACAATCAAA GGAAACAAAAATGAAAGATTTTTCAATGGGAGAAAGGATACTTGCTACGTGGGCTGATGGTAGAAAATATCCAGCTAAAGTAAATGCCGTCTTAGGAAACG ATAGATATGATGTACTGTTTGATGATGGATATACAAAGACAATTAAATCGTCAAAAATGACAAAAATCGCTACAACAGTCACAAAG CAAACTAGTCAAACTGAAGAATATATAGGAAGCAAGCAAGAAAGAAGAGATAAGAAAAGAAAGCATACAGTGATGGAGTTATTTCATACACATTATAGAAGACGTTCAAAAAATGAAAcagataaattaataaaaaaggaAGGAATTATAGTTAATGAAAATGTAGAATGCTTTTCggaaaataaaattgatttagATGGAACTTTATTTGGGCCTTGCTATGATCCAGGCACAGATTTATTACGTGGGTTTGACACCAATGTATCTAAAATGAAAGCTTATcctaaaaaaagtaaaaaggaaGTATCTAAGAGTGAAATAGATCAAGTAGAAGATGTGGGTCCCGAATGGATTGATGGAGAACCTCAGGGAACTGAATCTTATATAGTGGATGGAAATGATG GACCACGTCGATCAATAATAGTTGCAGACAGAAGATTACCACCTGGATGGCAAAAACATTTTACTCAAAGAAAAGCTGGTACATCAGCTGGAAAATGGGATGTCTTATTTCTTCATAAATCAAGTGGAAAAAAATTTAGATCAAAAAATGATATTAGGGCATTTATGGAAAATCAGGGGCAATTCGACTTTGATCcagaaaaatttgatttttgcattcatcgaaaaaagaaaaatcaaagtCAAAAAGTAAAACAAGATATCGTTGTGGATACTCCAAAAAAGATTAAGACTTTATTGCCTAAAACAAAGGCAACACCAATAACTGAGAATTCTTTACCTGTTCCCCCAAGTACACCAGTTACAACATTATTATCTACATCAAGTACATCTATTAAAGATGGTG CTGTTTTTATTGGTGGACTTCGAGTAGAAATGGAGGACAGTGCTTATAAATGTCCGAAACAAGGGTGTAGTAAAACATTTAGGAAGGAAAATCTTCTACAAATGCATATAAAACATTATCATCCAGAATATTCGAAATTTTTGGGATCTACGCCAAATGTTGCAGATTTAGCTTATGCAAGAACAATTGGGGAATCTGTTGAAGATATTATTCCAAAAAAGTCAAATAATTTGTTAGAAAAGTGCAATAAATTTGGGAAGAGAAAATTTATTCAAGATAAATCATTGTATGTTTCATCATCTTCTGTAACAAATACTCTTCAACCTATATCGCCAACAGCAATTGTACCAACAACAGTAGAAACAGAGGATGAAGTAGACCAAATGGAAAAATCCAATGATGTGCAAACAGACGATATTAAAATGGATAGAATGTCTCCAAGTTCTAGTCATAGTTTAGATATGGATGATGAAATTGAACAAAAACAGGAAGATACGTGTGCAATGTCACCAGGAACACTATTTGATATGAAAATTAGGGAAGAAAAAACGCAAAGTGGCATTAAGACACTTCTTCCGGTAAGACCAGCCATGTCTTCAGAAGCACAGCGAATTGATAGATCAAAGTCTTTAGATGAAGCTATTCATATCGACAAAATAAAAGGTCAAAGGAAACGACAATTATCAGAATATAGTTCTGATGCATTAAACAGAAGTAAAAGGCGTCATG AATTTCCGGATGAGTATGGTGATTTAGATGATAGTACTATGGATATAGAAGGAGCAGGACCGACTACACCCACGTATAGGTATAGTCGCAGAAAATCAGATTCAAAATCAGATGAAAATAGCCAAAGTA gTCAACTAAACGATTCGCGTGTTGAAAAGGATGATCCTTTGAAAGGGAATATTGGTAAAAAAGATACTAATGATGGGGAAg AGAATGAAGGAGTTATGATGATGATCAATGGTGAAATGGTGAAAGTGGAGCAGCTTCGTAgggaagaaataataaattgcaCTTGTGGATTTATGGAAGAAGATGGTTTAATGATTCAATGCGACCTTTGTTTGTGTTGGCAACATGGTCACTGCAATGCAATAGAAAAGGAGAAGGATGTACCTGAGAAATATGTTTGTTTTATTTGTCGGAATCCATATCGGCAACGATTAtccaaaaaatattttcatgatCAAGATTGGATAAAGGAAGGGAAGCTACCAACATTATCTAGCCGAACAAAAAATCAGCATCGAGTTAATCAAAGAACAGCTATGTTAAAACGTTCTTATGATCTAGTTGCTGCTCTTTTACACATTCAGCAAGTTTTACACAGTTTAAGAGTAAAAATCAATGTAGCTCA AAAGAAAGATCATCCAAAGCTATATCTGTGGGCCAAAAATTGGGAAAAAGTTGAAGTACCAAAACCAAATGTTACACCAGTACCAATCATGGAGATTATGAAAGTAGGAAAAGAATGTACAGATATTCCAAGTGAAGGTTTTCATCGAACTGAAGTAAAAACGGAAGCAAAGTTCAGTTTAAGAGATGATCATGATGAAAAGTCGATAGCCTCAGATTCAGAATTAATGAAGATATTAGAAGAAGATAATATAACTCCAGATGAATCTAAAATTAACGGCAAAAAGGAAGATATTATACATCAAACTAAAAGTAATATTCTTCTCGATGCACTTACGAAAAATGATACTTCAGAAGGAAAATATACAAACTCATTACCTTCAGAGGTGAAAACAGATACAg ATTTGTTAACCAATCAATCAGATATATACGAGAATAACGTATCACCGACAACTATATCAGCGAATCACATGCATGAAGAACTAAATGAACATGAAATGTCAGCACCGTTGCAACCTTTCATACCACAACCAGAAGCGCCAATTGACCCAGGAGAATGTCGAATGCGATTATTAGAACACATAGAACATTTTCAACATCATATAGATGCAAAATTAACATTTATCGAGGCAGAAGTTTGTG CTTTAGAAGCTATGGATCCtgaagatacatctactttagATGTTGAGCCCCGAACTAAACAAACGGTTCAAATGCTTGTTCGAGATTTAAACACTGTACGAAAATTAGCTGCTTTATgtcgaatataa
- the MBD-R2 gene encoding PHD finger protein MBD-R2 isoform X1 — MKRRRVASHVKRISLVRTMRMARKCCVRSCEADVQDARAKGLPLHKFPKDINLRNRWLTSGGFEASFKPSPGQVVCHRHFKRADYEAAKGHKLLLRKGSVPSVFADYDNHPDPVIMSVKSSTSYAQEDLDLINSEILNLEQSTSSLNSGLKTLKSNNCGETCSSRPEPSVNSFNLLDSTELLDNGYRTYSVKQENVCTVQQEINKNSEIEVNTMAVQLGIVESDIAIKHIQKDLAIKEELKSMEVEDEKIFDKPEELKPKIFNRGGLKFFPGAKLEAKDFNEKWYSAKVVETDWDEREVLIRFDKWSSRFDEWIPMDSSRLRVLQTQSNEQTWNLPSQETKMKDFSMGERILATWADGRKYPAKVNAVLGNDRYDVLFDDGYTKTIKSSKMTKIATTVTKQTSQTEEYIGSKQERRDKKRKHTVMELFHTHYRRRSKNETDKLIKKEGIIVNENVECFSENKIDLDGTLFGPCYDPGTDLLRGFDTNVSKMKAYPKKSKKEVSKSEIDQVEDVGPEWIDGEPQGTESYIVDGNDGPRRSIIVADRRLPPGWQKHFTQRKAGTSAGKWDVLFLHKSSGKKFRSKNDIRAFMENQGQFDFDPEKFDFCIHRKKKNQSQKVKQDIVVDTPKKIKTLLPKTKATPITENSLPVPPSTPVTTLLSTSSTSIKDGAVFIGGLRVEMEDSAYKCPKQGCSKTFRKENLLQMHIKHYHPEYSKFLGSTPNVADLAYARTIGESVEDIIPKKSNNLLEKCNKFGKRKFIQDKSLYVSSSSVTNTLQPISPTAIVPTTVETEDEVDQMEKSNDVQTDDIKMDRMSPSSSHSLDMDDEIEQKQEDTCAMSPGTLFDMKIREEKTQSGIKTLLPVRPAMSSEAQRIDRSKSLDEAIHIDKIKGQRKRQLSEYSSDALNRSKRRHEFPDEYGDLDDSTMDIEGAGPTTPTYRYSRRKSDSKSDENSQSSQLNDSRVEKDDPLKGNIGKKDTNDGEENEGVMMMINGEMVKVEQLRREEIINCTCGFMEEDGLMIQCDLCLCWQHGHCNAIEKEKDVPEKYVCFICRNPYRQRLSKKYFHDQDWIKEGKLPTLSSRTKNQHRVNQRTAMLKRSYDLVAALLHIQQVLHSLRVKINVAQKKDHPKLYLWAKNWEKVEVPKPNVTPVPIMEIMKVGKECTDIPSEGFHRTEVKTEAKFSLRDDHDEKSIASDSELMKILEEDNITPDESKINGKKEDIIHQTKSNILLDALTKNDTSEGKYTNSLPSEVKTDTDLLTNQSDIYENNVSPTTISANHMHEELNEHEMSAPLQPFIPQPEAPIDPGECRMRLLEHIEHFQHHIDAKLTFIEAEVCALEAMDPEDTSTLDVEPRTKQTVQMLVRDLNTVRKLAALCRI, encoded by the exons ATGAAGCGACGACGTGTAGCGTCGCATGTTAAAAGGATATCGCTTGTGAGAACAATGAGAATGGCGCGCAAATGTTGCGTGCGTAGCTGTGAGGCTGATGTGCAAGATGCGCGTGCTAAAGGGTTACCGCTTCATAAATTTCCAAAAGATATTAATTTAAGAAACAGATGGTTGACTAGTGGTGGATTCGAAGCGAGCTTTAAACCTTCACCAGGTCAGGTTGTTTGTCATAGACACTTCAAACGAGCCGACTACGAAGCTGCTAAAGGACATAAATTACTTCTACGTAAGGGCAGCGTTCCGTCGGTTTTTGCAGACTATGACAATCATCCAG ATCCTGTAATTATGTCTGTAAAATCATCAACTTCTTATGCACAGGAAGATTTAGATCTTATTAATTCTGAAATTCTGAACTTAGAACAATCTACCTCTTCACTGAATTCTGGTCTCAAAACATTAAAGTCTAATAATTGTGGAGAAACATGTTCTTCTCGACCAGAACCATCAGTTAATTCCTTCAATTTACTAGATTCAACAGAATTACTTGATAATGGATATAGGACCTATAGTGTGAAACAAGAAAATGTATGTACTGTGCAACAagagataaataaaaattcagaaaTAGAAGTGAATACTATGGCAGTGCAATTAGGCATTGTTGAATCTGATATAGCAATAAAACATATACAAAAAGATTTGGCCATTAAAGAGGAACTGAAAAGTATGGAAGTCgaagatgaaaaaatatttgataaaccAGAAGAACTAAAACCAAAAATTTTTAATCGAGGTGGACTAAAATTTTTTCCTGGAGCCAAATTGGAAGCAAAAGATTTCAATGAAAAATG GTATTCAGCAAAAGTAGTTGAAACTGATTGGGATGAACGAGAAGTATTGATACGTTTTGACAAGTGGAGTTCAAGGTTTGATGAATGGATACCAATGGATAGTTCAAGATTACGTGTATTGCAAACACAATCAAA CGAACAAACCTGGAATCTACCATCTCA GGAAACAAAAATGAAAGATTTTTCAATGGGAGAAAGGATACTTGCTACGTGGGCTGATGGTAGAAAATATCCAGCTAAAGTAAATGCCGTCTTAGGAAACG ATAGATATGATGTACTGTTTGATGATGGATATACAAAGACAATTAAATCGTCAAAAATGACAAAAATCGCTACAACAGTCACAAAG CAAACTAGTCAAACTGAAGAATATATAGGAAGCAAGCAAGAAAGAAGAGATAAGAAAAGAAAGCATACAGTGATGGAGTTATTTCATACACATTATAGAAGACGTTCAAAAAATGAAAcagataaattaataaaaaaggaAGGAATTATAGTTAATGAAAATGTAGAATGCTTTTCggaaaataaaattgatttagATGGAACTTTATTTGGGCCTTGCTATGATCCAGGCACAGATTTATTACGTGGGTTTGACACCAATGTATCTAAAATGAAAGCTTATcctaaaaaaagtaaaaaggaaGTATCTAAGAGTGAAATAGATCAAGTAGAAGATGTGGGTCCCGAATGGATTGATGGAGAACCTCAGGGAACTGAATCTTATATAGTGGATGGAAATGATG GACCACGTCGATCAATAATAGTTGCAGACAGAAGATTACCACCTGGATGGCAAAAACATTTTACTCAAAGAAAAGCTGGTACATCAGCTGGAAAATGGGATGTCTTATTTCTTCATAAATCAAGTGGAAAAAAATTTAGATCAAAAAATGATATTAGGGCATTTATGGAAAATCAGGGGCAATTCGACTTTGATCcagaaaaatttgatttttgcattcatcgaaaaaagaaaaatcaaagtCAAAAAGTAAAACAAGATATCGTTGTGGATACTCCAAAAAAGATTAAGACTTTATTGCCTAAAACAAAGGCAACACCAATAACTGAGAATTCTTTACCTGTTCCCCCAAGTACACCAGTTACAACATTATTATCTACATCAAGTACATCTATTAAAGATGGTG CTGTTTTTATTGGTGGACTTCGAGTAGAAATGGAGGACAGTGCTTATAAATGTCCGAAACAAGGGTGTAGTAAAACATTTAGGAAGGAAAATCTTCTACAAATGCATATAAAACATTATCATCCAGAATATTCGAAATTTTTGGGATCTACGCCAAATGTTGCAGATTTAGCTTATGCAAGAACAATTGGGGAATCTGTTGAAGATATTATTCCAAAAAAGTCAAATAATTTGTTAGAAAAGTGCAATAAATTTGGGAAGAGAAAATTTATTCAAGATAAATCATTGTATGTTTCATCATCTTCTGTAACAAATACTCTTCAACCTATATCGCCAACAGCAATTGTACCAACAACAGTAGAAACAGAGGATGAAGTAGACCAAATGGAAAAATCCAATGATGTGCAAACAGACGATATTAAAATGGATAGAATGTCTCCAAGTTCTAGTCATAGTTTAGATATGGATGATGAAATTGAACAAAAACAGGAAGATACGTGTGCAATGTCACCAGGAACACTATTTGATATGAAAATTAGGGAAGAAAAAACGCAAAGTGGCATTAAGACACTTCTTCCGGTAAGACCAGCCATGTCTTCAGAAGCACAGCGAATTGATAGATCAAAGTCTTTAGATGAAGCTATTCATATCGACAAAATAAAAGGTCAAAGGAAACGACAATTATCAGAATATAGTTCTGATGCATTAAACAGAAGTAAAAGGCGTCATG AATTTCCGGATGAGTATGGTGATTTAGATGATAGTACTATGGATATAGAAGGAGCAGGACCGACTACACCCACGTATAGGTATAGTCGCAGAAAATCAGATTCAAAATCAGATGAAAATAGCCAAAGTA gTCAACTAAACGATTCGCGTGTTGAAAAGGATGATCCTTTGAAAGGGAATATTGGTAAAAAAGATACTAATGATGGGGAAg AGAATGAAGGAGTTATGATGATGATCAATGGTGAAATGGTGAAAGTGGAGCAGCTTCGTAgggaagaaataataaattgcaCTTGTGGATTTATGGAAGAAGATGGTTTAATGATTCAATGCGACCTTTGTTTGTGTTGGCAACATGGTCACTGCAATGCAATAGAAAAGGAGAAGGATGTACCTGAGAAATATGTTTGTTTTATTTGTCGGAATCCATATCGGCAACGATTAtccaaaaaatattttcatgatCAAGATTGGATAAAGGAAGGGAAGCTACCAACATTATCTAGCCGAACAAAAAATCAGCATCGAGTTAATCAAAGAACAGCTATGTTAAAACGTTCTTATGATCTAGTTGCTGCTCTTTTACACATTCAGCAAGTTTTACACAGTTTAAGAGTAAAAATCAATGTAGCTCA AAAGAAAGATCATCCAAAGCTATATCTGTGGGCCAAAAATTGGGAAAAAGTTGAAGTACCAAAACCAAATGTTACACCAGTACCAATCATGGAGATTATGAAAGTAGGAAAAGAATGTACAGATATTCCAAGTGAAGGTTTTCATCGAACTGAAGTAAAAACGGAAGCAAAGTTCAGTTTAAGAGATGATCATGATGAAAAGTCGATAGCCTCAGATTCAGAATTAATGAAGATATTAGAAGAAGATAATATAACTCCAGATGAATCTAAAATTAACGGCAAAAAGGAAGATATTATACATCAAACTAAAAGTAATATTCTTCTCGATGCACTTACGAAAAATGATACTTCAGAAGGAAAATATACAAACTCATTACCTTCAGAGGTGAAAACAGATACAg ATTTGTTAACCAATCAATCAGATATATACGAGAATAACGTATCACCGACAACTATATCAGCGAATCACATGCATGAAGAACTAAATGAACATGAAATGTCAGCACCGTTGCAACCTTTCATACCACAACCAGAAGCGCCAATTGACCCAGGAGAATGTCGAATGCGATTATTAGAACACATAGAACATTTTCAACATCATATAGATGCAAAATTAACATTTATCGAGGCAGAAGTTTGTG CTTTAGAAGCTATGGATCCtgaagatacatctactttagATGTTGAGCCCCGAACTAAACAAACGGTTCAAATGCTTGTTCGAGATTTAAACACTGTACGAAAATTAGCTGCTTTATgtcgaatataa